From the genome of Plectropomus leopardus isolate mb chromosome 13, YSFRI_Pleo_2.0, whole genome shotgun sequence, one region includes:
- the npas2 gene encoding neuronal PAS domain-containing protein 2 isoform X4 yields MDNLSDFGGPCPSTRRDWDTNSCVDDLIDEDEKDRAKRASRNKSEKKRRDQFNVLIKELCTMLQGQGHPRKMDKSTILQRTIDFLQKQKDITAQNETCDVRQDWKPSFLSNEEFTQLMLEALDGFLIALTTDGNIIYVSDSVSSLIGHLPSDMVDQNILNFLPEREHGEVYKLLSSHMLMTDPIAADFLDSEAHIEFCCHLARGNIDPKEPPVYEYVKFVGDFKFHNNVPTSCNGLDLTLPRSLQSSLEEQVCLIATVRLVTPQFLKDLCNVEDPCDEFTSRHSLEWKFLFLDHRASPIIGYLPFEVLGTSGYDYYHVDDLELIAQCHKQLMQFGKGKSCYYRFLTKGQQWIWLQTHYYITYHQWNSKPEFIVCTHTVVSYAEVRAERRRAFGFEELSPPEIAPSSVKAQELYLDICSTLDPPRDRNSGARSVSSHSSRKSSHTAMSDSASANSYTEACTPSWQSASIGTEKASARLQPSSSKNLAQRQNSFDLVPQLSLPLSPTCSKHSAMQQQTQQQQQQQQQQQQQQSSSPMYQLQQPQLCVMNQLKEQLEERTRILQADIKTQQQELHDIKEKLHLANLQMLLQQPTHNDFGQAQQQQQQQQGSGRSAQQSQSGVIRQLSGHPKPPSCGAHSSSPHTLLRENSSPSTQVQQRIARSGQAQSVSVPVQTNTSVTMPFYSNPMMFSQTNTRSLQDANQRQTDNEFSQDGQLRMLLNQPMQTLVPTSSVTSQPSQCNMGISQTIYTLEQQIIGPSFSMQQVNCNAVLVPSPVFTSPIMIPHNNFITNQSQSAYHSQPQASQHSLQLQQPQQFFQMAQGLVHGGSTPAFLHTTNVPQQSTVGYIQQQQQQQQTQQLPQAQQQQAQQQQRQYQHSQNQTGSVSDFRNMLTR; encoded by the exons ATGGACAACCTTTCTGACTTCGGGGGCCCCTGTCCATCCACCCGCAGGGATTGGGA CACCAACAGCTGCGTGGACGATTTGATCGATGAAGATGAGAAAGACAGGGCAAAAAG GGCATCTCGTAACAAAtcggaaaagaaaagaagagaccAATTCAATGTGCTCATCAAGGAGCTATGCACCATGCTGCAGGGTCAGGGCCATCCACGCAAGATGGACAAGTCCACCATACTGCAGAGAACTATTGACTTCCTGCAGAAACAAAAAG ACATCACTGCACAGAACGAAACCTGTGATGTGAGACAGGACTGGAAGCCTTCGTTCCTCAGTAATGAGGAGTTCACTCAGCTGATGCTGGAG GCCCTAGATGGTTTCTTGATAGCATTAACGACAGATGGCAACATCATATACGTATCTGACAGTGTGTCTTCACTCATTGGCCATTTACCG TCAGATATGGTGGACCAAAATATCTTGAATTTCCTCCCGGAGCGGGAACACGGGGAGGTATATAAGCTGCTATCATCCCACATGCTGATGACTGACCCCATTGCTGCTGACTTCCTTGACA gCGAGGCACATATTGAATTTTGCTGTCATCTAGCCAGAGGTAACATTGACCCAAAGGAGCCGCCTGTATACGAGTATGTCAAGTTTGTCGGAGATTTCAAGTTTCATAACAATG TGCCTACATCTTGTAACGGGCTTGATTTGACGTTACCAAGAAGCCTGCAGTCATCGCTAGAGGAGCAGGTCTGCCTCATTGCTACTGTACGACTAGTCACTCCACAGTTTCTAAAG gatCTGTGTAATGTGGAAGATCCTTGTGATGAGTTCACATCAAGACACAGCCTTGAATGGAAGTTCCTGTTTTTAGATCACAG agctTCACCGATCATAGGCTATTTACCCTTTGAGGTTCTTGGAACTTCAGGCTATGATTACTATCATGTGGACGACTTAGAGCTCATAGCTCAGTGTCATAAGCAGC tAATGCAGTTTGGAAAAGGTAAATCCTGCTACTATCGCTTCCTGACCAAAGGTCAGCAGTGGATTTGGTTGCAGACTCACTACTACATCACGTACCACCAGTGGAACTCAAAACCTGAGTTTATTGTCTGTACTCACACTGTTGTCAG ttatgCTGAAGTGCGAGCTGAAAGGAGGAGAGCATTTGGCTTTGAAGAGCTGTCTCCACCTGAGATAGCTCCCTCTTCAGTGAAG GCTCAGGAGCTCTACTTGGACATCTGCTCCACACTGGACCCTCCGAGGGACAGAAACAGCGGTGCACGTTCGGTGTCCTCCCACAGCTCCCGGAAGTCCTCCCACACAGCAATGTCAGACTCTGCAT CAGCTAACTCCTACACCGAGGCCTGCACACCATCATGGCAGTCTGCTTCCATTGGGACAGAGAAGGCATCTGCCAGACTCCAGCCTAGTAGTTCAAAG AATTTGGCACAAAGACAAAATTCCTTTGACCTCGTTCCCCAACTGAGCCTCCCCCTTTCTCCTACCTGCAGCAAGCACTCCGCAATG caacagcaaacacagcagcagcagcagcagcagcagcagcagcagcagcagcagtcgtCGTCGCCCATGTATCAGTTGCAGCAGCCTCAGCTCTGTGTAATGAACCAGCTGAAGGAGCAGCTGGAGGAAAGGACGCGCATTCTGCAAGCTGACATTAAGACACAACAGCAGGAGCTACACGACATTAAGGAGAAGCTTCACCTAGCTAATCTCCAG atgTTGTTACAGCAGCCTACCCACAATGACTTTGGTCaggcccagcagcagcagcagcagcagcagggctcAGGCAGGTCGGCCCAGCAGAGCCAGTCAGGGGTCATCAGGCAGCTCTCAGGCCACCCTAAACCACCGTCGTGCGGGGCCCACAGCTCATCGCCTCACACACTCCTGAGAGAGAACAGCTCGCCCTCAACGCAG GTCCAGCAGAGGATTGCACGGAGCGGGCAGGCGCAGTCAGTGAGCGTGCCTGTGCAGACGAACACAAGTGTGACGATGCCCTTTTACAGCAACCCCATGATGTTCTCTCAGACCAACACGAGGTCTCTGCAGGATGCAAaccaaagacaaacagacaacGAGTTCAGCCAAGATGGACAACTACG CATGCTCCTCAACCAGCCGATGCAGACTCTGGTTCCCACTAGCAGTGTCACCTCGCAGCCTTCCCAGTGCAACATGGGCATCTCTCAAACCAT ATACACCCTGGAGCAGCAGATCATCGGCCCGTCGTTCTCCATGCAACAAGTCAACTGCAACGCCGTCCTCGTGCCCTCGCCGGTCTTCACGTCCCCCATCATGATCCCACACAACAATTTTATCACAAACCAGTCGCAGTCAGCCTACCACTCTCAGCCTCAGGCTTCTCAGCACTCCCTGCAGCTCCAGCAGCCCCAGCAGTTCTTTCAG
- the npas2 gene encoding neuronal PAS domain-containing protein 2 isoform X6 yields the protein MDNLSDFGGPCPSTRRDWDTNSCVDDLIDEDEKDRAKRASRNKSEKKRRDQFNVLIKELCTMLQGQGHPRKMDKSTILQRTIDFLQKQKDITAQNETCDVRQDWKPSFLSNEEFTQLMLEALDGFLIALTTDGNIIYVSDSVSSLIGHLPSDMVDQNILNFLPEREHGEVYKLLSSHMLMTDPIAADFLDSEAHIEFCCHLARGNIDPKEPPVYEYVKFVGDFKFHNNVPTSCNGLDLTLPRSLQSSLEEQVCLIATVRLVTPQFLKDLCNVEDPCDEFTSRHSLEWKFLFLDHRASPIIGYLPFEVLGTSGYDYYHVDDLELIAQCHKQLMQFGKGKSCYYRFLTKGQQWIWLQTHYYITYHQWNSKPEFIVCTHTVVSYAEVRAERRRAFGFEELSPPEIAPSSVKAQELYLDICSTLDPPRDRNSGARSVSSHSSRKSSHTAMSDSASNSYTEACTPSWQSASIGTEKASARLQPSSSKNLAQRQNSFDLVPQLSLPLSPTCSKHSAMQQQTQQQQQQQQQQQQQQSSSPMYQLQQPQLCVMNQLKEQLEERTRILQADIKTQQQELHDIKEKLHLANLQMLLQQPTHNDFGQAQQQQQQQQGSGRSAQQSQSGVIRQLSGHPKPPSCGAHSSSPHTLLRENSSPSTQVQQRIARSGQAQSVSVPVQTNTSVTMPFYSNPMMFSQTNTRSLQDANQRQTDNEFSQDGQLRMLLNQPMQTLVPTSSVTSQPSQCNMGISQTIYTLEQQIIGPSFSMQQVNCNAVLVPSPVFTSPIMIPHNNFITNQSQSAYHSQPQASQHSLQLQQPQQFFQMAQGLVHGGSTPAFLHTTNVPQQSTVGYIQQQQQQQQTQQLPQAQQQQAQQQQRQYQHSQNQTGSVSDFRNMLTR from the exons ATGGACAACCTTTCTGACTTCGGGGGCCCCTGTCCATCCACCCGCAGGGATTGGGA CACCAACAGCTGCGTGGACGATTTGATCGATGAAGATGAGAAAGACAGGGCAAAAAG GGCATCTCGTAACAAAtcggaaaagaaaagaagagaccAATTCAATGTGCTCATCAAGGAGCTATGCACCATGCTGCAGGGTCAGGGCCATCCACGCAAGATGGACAAGTCCACCATACTGCAGAGAACTATTGACTTCCTGCAGAAACAAAAAG ACATCACTGCACAGAACGAAACCTGTGATGTGAGACAGGACTGGAAGCCTTCGTTCCTCAGTAATGAGGAGTTCACTCAGCTGATGCTGGAG GCCCTAGATGGTTTCTTGATAGCATTAACGACAGATGGCAACATCATATACGTATCTGACAGTGTGTCTTCACTCATTGGCCATTTACCG TCAGATATGGTGGACCAAAATATCTTGAATTTCCTCCCGGAGCGGGAACACGGGGAGGTATATAAGCTGCTATCATCCCACATGCTGATGACTGACCCCATTGCTGCTGACTTCCTTGACA gCGAGGCACATATTGAATTTTGCTGTCATCTAGCCAGAGGTAACATTGACCCAAAGGAGCCGCCTGTATACGAGTATGTCAAGTTTGTCGGAGATTTCAAGTTTCATAACAATG TGCCTACATCTTGTAACGGGCTTGATTTGACGTTACCAAGAAGCCTGCAGTCATCGCTAGAGGAGCAGGTCTGCCTCATTGCTACTGTACGACTAGTCACTCCACAGTTTCTAAAG gatCTGTGTAATGTGGAAGATCCTTGTGATGAGTTCACATCAAGACACAGCCTTGAATGGAAGTTCCTGTTTTTAGATCACAG agctTCACCGATCATAGGCTATTTACCCTTTGAGGTTCTTGGAACTTCAGGCTATGATTACTATCATGTGGACGACTTAGAGCTCATAGCTCAGTGTCATAAGCAGC tAATGCAGTTTGGAAAAGGTAAATCCTGCTACTATCGCTTCCTGACCAAAGGTCAGCAGTGGATTTGGTTGCAGACTCACTACTACATCACGTACCACCAGTGGAACTCAAAACCTGAGTTTATTGTCTGTACTCACACTGTTGTCAG ttatgCTGAAGTGCGAGCTGAAAGGAGGAGAGCATTTGGCTTTGAAGAGCTGTCTCCACCTGAGATAGCTCCCTCTTCAGTGAAG GCTCAGGAGCTCTACTTGGACATCTGCTCCACACTGGACCCTCCGAGGGACAGAAACAGCGGTGCACGTTCGGTGTCCTCCCACAGCTCCCGGAAGTCCTCCCACACAGCAATGTCAGACTCTGCAT CTAACTCCTACACCGAGGCCTGCACACCATCATGGCAGTCTGCTTCCATTGGGACAGAGAAGGCATCTGCCAGACTCCAGCCTAGTAGTTCAAAG AATTTGGCACAAAGACAAAATTCCTTTGACCTCGTTCCCCAACTGAGCCTCCCCCTTTCTCCTACCTGCAGCAAGCACTCCGCAATG caacagcaaacacagcagcagcagcagcagcagcagcagcagcagcagcagcagtcgtCGTCGCCCATGTATCAGTTGCAGCAGCCTCAGCTCTGTGTAATGAACCAGCTGAAGGAGCAGCTGGAGGAAAGGACGCGCATTCTGCAAGCTGACATTAAGACACAACAGCAGGAGCTACACGACATTAAGGAGAAGCTTCACCTAGCTAATCTCCAG atgTTGTTACAGCAGCCTACCCACAATGACTTTGGTCaggcccagcagcagcagcagcagcagcagggctcAGGCAGGTCGGCCCAGCAGAGCCAGTCAGGGGTCATCAGGCAGCTCTCAGGCCACCCTAAACCACCGTCGTGCGGGGCCCACAGCTCATCGCCTCACACACTCCTGAGAGAGAACAGCTCGCCCTCAACGCAG GTCCAGCAGAGGATTGCACGGAGCGGGCAGGCGCAGTCAGTGAGCGTGCCTGTGCAGACGAACACAAGTGTGACGATGCCCTTTTACAGCAACCCCATGATGTTCTCTCAGACCAACACGAGGTCTCTGCAGGATGCAAaccaaagacaaacagacaacGAGTTCAGCCAAGATGGACAACTACG CATGCTCCTCAACCAGCCGATGCAGACTCTGGTTCCCACTAGCAGTGTCACCTCGCAGCCTTCCCAGTGCAACATGGGCATCTCTCAAACCAT ATACACCCTGGAGCAGCAGATCATCGGCCCGTCGTTCTCCATGCAACAAGTCAACTGCAACGCCGTCCTCGTGCCCTCGCCGGTCTTCACGTCCCCCATCATGATCCCACACAACAATTTTATCACAAACCAGTCGCAGTCAGCCTACCACTCTCAGCCTCAGGCTTCTCAGCACTCCCTGCAGCTCCAGCAGCCCCAGCAGTTCTTTCAG